In the Mesorhizobium sp. M1D.F.Ca.ET.043.01.1.1 genome, CGGTCATCCTTGCCACGGGAAAGAAGCGAAAGGGCCGGCACCGATGGCGGACATGAATCTCGGCATGACCGAGCGGCTGAAGCCGATCCACCAGCGCGTGGCGGCGATGGTGCGCGACGAGATCGCGCCGCTCGGCGAGGAATTTCTGGCCGAGGTCGGCAGGAACGGCGACCGCTGGGCCTACACGGCCAGACAGACCGAAATCCTCGAAGGGCTGAAGAAGACAGCCCGGGAGCGCGGCCTGTGGAATTTCTGGCTCACCGATTCCAAGCGCGGCTACGGCCTGTCGACGGTCGAATACGCCTATCTGGCGGAGGAGATGGGCAAGGCGCATCTCGGTGCCGAGACCTTCAACTGCTCGGCGCCCGACACCGGCAACATGGAGGTGCTGGAGCGCTACGGCTCGGAGGAGCACAAGCGGGAATGGCTGGAGCCGCTGCTCGAGGGGAAGATCCGCTCTGCCTATCTGATGACCGAGCCGGACGTCGCCTCCTCGGACGCCACAAACATTTCGATGCGCTGCGAGCGGCGCGGCGACGATTACGTGCTCAACGGCGAGAAATGGTGGGCTTCGGGCGCCGGCGACCCGCGCTGCGCCATCTACATCGTCATGGTCCGGACCGGATCTGAAGAGGAGCCGCAGCATCGCCGGCATTCGATGATCCTGGTGCCTTCCGACAGCAAGGGCATCACCAAGCTGCGACCCATGCAGGTCTATGGCGATGACGACGCGCCGCATGGCCATATGCATCTGAGGTTCGAGGATGTTCGGGTGCCGGCGGCGAACCTGATCCTCGGCGAGGGCAGGGGATTCGAGATTTCGCAAGGGCGGCTGGGGCCGGGACGTATCCACCACTGCATGCGCGCCATCGGCGAGGCCGAGATGGCGCTGGAGATGCTGTGCCAGCGTTCGGTGCGGCGCGAGGCCTTCGGCCAGTCGCTGGCCAGGCTCGGCGCCAATTTCGACATCATCGCCGAATGCCGCATGGAGATCGAGATGGCACGGCTCCTGTGCCTCAAGGCGGCGTGGATGATCGACCAGGGCGATGCGCGCGCCGCCGCCCCCTGGATCAGTCAGATCAAGGTCGTCGCGCCCCGCGTCGCGCTCAAGGTCACCGACGAGGCGGTGCAGATGTTCGGCGCGCAGGGCATCAGCCAGGACACGCCGCTCGCCCGTTCGTGGACGCATCTGAGAACCCTGCGGCTCGCCGATGGACCGGACGCGGTGCACCGGCGGCAGGTGGCGCGCGCCGAGCTCAGGAAATACACCCAGGAAAAGGTT is a window encoding:
- a CDS encoding acyl-CoA dehydrogenase family protein, with the translated sequence MADMNLGMTERLKPIHQRVAAMVRDEIAPLGEEFLAEVGRNGDRWAYTARQTEILEGLKKTARERGLWNFWLTDSKRGYGLSTVEYAYLAEEMGKAHLGAETFNCSAPDTGNMEVLERYGSEEHKREWLEPLLEGKIRSAYLMTEPDVASSDATNISMRCERRGDDYVLNGEKWWASGAGDPRCAIYIVMVRTGSEEEPQHRRHSMILVPSDSKGITKLRPMQVYGDDDAPHGHMHLRFEDVRVPAANLILGEGRGFEISQGRLGPGRIHHCMRAIGEAEMALEMLCQRSVRREAFGQSLARLGANFDIIAECRMEIEMARLLCLKAAWMIDQGDARAAAPWISQIKVVAPRVALKVTDEAVQMFGAQGISQDTPLARSWTHLRTLRLADGPDAVHRRQVARAELRKYTQEKV